One segment of Cryptococcus neoformans var. grubii H99 chromosome 2, complete sequence DNA contains the following:
- a CDS encoding ATP-dependent RNA helicase A, whose translation MAPKRRPANVVRSGNAGNSSKAAAKEKEKDSKSSTPDNAPFGTFKDGTPRPPPLFPAGYKSPVTILNEKCQKMGWEKPVVESFQNRGSNPQTYTGSVTLRKRISKNIYNLDEVRLMPHQPLKIESAAEAKHYAATYALFRFCSHLPMSMTLPPSIRPYWSELTIEKAAAPAHRAWEYNPDPFTAKKEVTDRQGKRKEKEEKDKEVGSSGETGEAEGAKGSGGRGWDNAPEVKMAASLREMVEGTVRKMMRQFPSAALEASRDAASTVSTAPSGISTPALDLSTLQTQLTTLAFRPSHIASCLSALSSATARLKSSSSSTNDPLVLSLSILSPLEAAIEWLLLHVPEDDLPGRYRPSSSSADFITGANPKTGGKDALVKGWLTDKLVKQAGFPRKAVEKLLEVEERESVALDILGRRLCGWESGEDGWGAEEYGDGWTGDEKEREERQQHREEEIMALQAVLGERYEETSAISFTVHIGQEITGGNDALALHTIFDEASPYPSASYPTHAPAFYLTSDTLPAYIRLHLHSQLLRQFRDPERHDLRSVLESGWGGAVLSMVEYLETTLVEVLENPPDVGEVTKYLVPKVEEVVPRAEKDKQQKKKQRSQRERGERRAPTKEDEERVKRKWQQMLDHPEYEKMMCDRMSLPAWKEKDNITGALKDSRVLVVVGETGCGKSTQLPQFILDHEISSGRGTSANIIVTQPRRVAAMGVASRVAQERMEDLDKSPVAGTVGYAIRGERRAGPDTSLLFCTTGVVLRRLGSGDPDLKGVSHVIVDEAHERGVDTDLLICLLRDLLERNKTIKVILMSATINEQIFIDYFGGCPSLKIPGFTHPVKDYYLEDIISDLHYSPTPSHFGLRQSEEQKASIRAEFAKLSLSPDSQRALEILSASDRIDYSLVAAVVKHIVNNATSPDGAILIFMPGVMEIRQCIGELQSVSLGSVEIIPLHANLSSAEQRRVFLPTKPKRKIVVATNVAETSVTIPDVIYVVDGGKVKETQYEAENGMQKLVECWTSRASGRQRRGRAGRTQPGACYKLYTRRTENNSMPRFPVPEILRTPLEALFLQVKAMNEDTDVKAFLSKAIDPPKLDAINAAWRTLQDLGAVEGEDHKSRLTALGRHMSVIPVDLRLAKMLILGTIFKCLDPILTIAALLSSKPLFTSPIDKRDEAKKARESFAWARSDLLTDVKAYDACIDVKKKGGSHGTVRQFCEQNFISPTTLRDIASLRSDFLSALSSLGFMSSSSNGAELAKYNVNAKVDNLVKGVVVGGLYPRVAKIAMPKAQFERVQQGTVQKDHEAKEVKLYDQSGRVFIHPSSILFTESGFKSGYLTYFSKAETSKVFLRDATEVPLYGLLLFGGNITINHWAGGIMLGTDGHVKIRANTRIGVLCSQLRRLLDAQLSEQIESPHAADLTGHEEVVQAMLALLQRDGLSM comes from the exons ATGGCCCCCAAACGACGGCCTGCCAACGTAGTACGCTCAGGAAACGCAGGTAACTCTTCAAAAGCAGCGGccaaagagaaggaaaaagattCTAAGTCTTCAACACCCGATAATGCACCGTTTGGGACTTTTAAAGACGGCACTCCTAGGCCGCCGCCTCTTTTCCCGGCCGGGTACAAGTCGCCTGTGACGATATTGAATGAAAAATGTCAAAAGATGGGTTGGGAGAAACCTGTGGTGGAGAGT TTTCAAAATAGAGGATCGAATCCGCAAACTTACACCGGCTCGGTGACGCTCAGGAAGCGGATCAGCAAGAACATCTACAATCTCGACGAAGTGCGGTTGATGCCTCATCAACCATTGAAGATTGAGTCTGCCGCTGAGGCCAAGCATTATGCCGCTACTTATGCATTATTCAGA TTCTGCTCACACCTCCCAATGTCCATGACGCTCCCTCCATCTATACGGCCGTACTGGTCAGAATTGACTATCGAAAAGGCTGCAGCCCCGGCTCATAGGGCTTGGGAGTACAATCCAGACCCTTTTActgccaagaaggaggtcACAGATCGACAAGGAAagcgaaaagaaaaagaggagaaagacaAGGAAGTTGGTTCCTCAGGAGAAACTGGGGAGGCAGAGGGAGCAAAAGGCAGCGGAGGACGTGGGTGGGATAATGCACcagaggtgaagatggcAGCTTCATTGAGAGAGATGGTCGAGGGGACAGTGAGGAAG ATGATGCGGCAATTTCCATCTGCTGCACTGGAAGCCAGCAGAGATGCTGCATCAACCGTATCTACCGCTCCATCTGGAATCTCAACTCCTGCTCTCGACCTATCTACCCTCCAAACCCAGCTCACTACCCTCGCCTTCCGGCCTTCACACATCGCTTCCTGCTTGTCTGCCCTTTCCTCCGCGACTGCAAGACTcaaatcctcttcttcttcaaccaaCGACCCTCTCGTACTCTCCCTAAGCATTTTGTCTCCTCTGGAAGCCGCTATCGAATGGTTGCTGCTACATGTACCAGAAGACGACTTACCGGGGAGATatcgaccttcttcaagctctgcAGATTTTATCACTGGAGCCAACCCAAAGACCGGCGGGAAAGATGCGCTCGTCAAGGGGTGGTTAACCGACAAGCTGGTGAAACAAGCTGGATTTCCAAGGAAAGCGGTGGAAAAACTGTTGGAAGTCGAGGAACGTGAATCTGTAGCGTTGGATATCCTTGGTAGACGGTTATGCGGCTGGGAAtcaggggaagatggatggggtGCAGAAGAGTATGGGGATGGGTGGACAGgggatgagaaggagagggaagagagacagCAACatagggaagaagagatcatGGCTCTCCAAGCTGTTTTAGGTGAACGGTATGAAGAAACGTCGGCTATCTCTTTTACCGTCCACATCGGGCAAGAGATCACAGGCGGAAATGATGCCCTTGCGTTACACACCATCTTTGATGAAGCCTCCCCTTACCCGTCGGCCTCTTACCCTACCCATGCACCGGCATTCTACCTTACCTCCGACACTCTCCCAGCATACAtccgcctccaccttcatTCCCAGCTTTTAAGGCAGTTCCGCGATCCGGAGAGGCATGATCTCCGCTCTGTCCTCGAAAGTGGGTGGGGAGGAGCAGTGTTGAGTATGGTAGAATATCTCGAAACCACCTTAGTCGAAGTGTTGGAGAATCCCCCGGATGTAGGAGAGGTTACAAAATATCTTGTGCcgaaagtggaggaggtcgTGCCACGAGCAGAGAAGGATAAgcagcaaaagaagaagcaaaggTCCCAGAGAGAGAGGGGTGAGAGAAGAGCCCCAacgaaagaggatgaagagagagtaaaaaggaaatggcaaCAGATGTTGGATCATCCGGAGTatgagaagatgatgtgtGATAGGATGAGTTTACCAGCgtggaaggaaaaagataaTATCACAGGGGCTCTAAAAGATAGTAGAGTTTTGGTTGTCGTTGGAGAA ACTGGTTGTGGTAAAAG TACTCAACTCCCTCAATTCATTCTTGACCACGAAATATCCTCTGGCCGTGGCACTTCCGCCAATATTATCGTCACCCAACCTCGTCGTGTAGCCGCCATGGGCGTTGCCTCCCGTGTCGCCCAAGAACGTATGGAAGATCTCGATAAATCGCCTGTGGCAGGTACTGTCGGTTACGCAATCCGTGGTGAACGGCGAGCGGGACCAGATACGAGTCTCTTGTTTTGCACAACTGGTGTCGTACTCAGGCGGTTGGGCAGTGGAGATCCGGATTTGAAAGGGGTCAGCCATGTAATTGTGGATGAAGCGCATGAAAGAGGTGTGGATACGGATTTGTTGATTTGTTTGTTGAGGGATTTATTGGAGAGGAATAAGACAATCAAGGTTATTCTGATGTCCGCTACTATCAATG AGCAAATCTTTATCG ACTATTTCGGTGGATGTCCTAGCTTGAAGATCCCAGGATTCACCCATCCTGTGAAGGACTA CTACCTCGAAGACATCATATCCGATTTACACTACTCTCCTACACCTTCTCATTTTGGACTCCGCCAATctgaagaacaaaaagcgTCTATTCGCGCCGAATTTGCCAAACTCAGTCTTTCCCCCGATTCTCAGCGCGCCTTGGAGATTCTTTCTGCCTCAGATCGTATTGACTATTCGCTTGTGGCTGCTGTCGTTAAGCACATCGTCAATAACGCTACCTCCCCCGATGGTGCTATCTTGATCTTCATGCCCGGTGTGATGGAAATTCGTCAGTGCATCGGTGAACTCCAGTCAGTCTCCCTGGGATCAGTAGAGATTATACCCCTCCATGCCAATCTCTCAAGTGCTGAACAACGAAGAGTCTTTCTCCCTACCAAACCGAAACGAAAGATTGTCGTGGCCACAAACGTTGCGGAGACGTCGGTTACCATTCCGGACGTGATTTACGTGGTTGATGGAGGGAAAGTTAAAGAGACGCAGTATGAAGCTGAGAACGGGATGCAAAAGCTGGTTGAATGTTGGACCAGTCGAGCGTCGGGTaggcagagaagaggtCGTGCAGGTCGAACGCAGCCCGGAGCG TGTTACAAGCTTTATACTCGACGAACTGAAAATAACAGCATGCCCCGATTCCCTGTCCCCGAAATTCTTAGAACACCTTTAGAGGCATTATTCTTACAAGTCAAGGCTATGAATGAGGATACGGATGTGAAAGCGTTTTTGAG CAAGGCGATCGATCCGCCAAAGTTGGATGCCATCAATGCTGCATGGCGGACACTTCAGGATCTTGGTGcggttgaaggagaagatcaCAAGAGTCGTCTTACCGCTCTCGGTAGACAT ATGAGTGTCATTCCTGTAGATTTGCGTCTTGCAAAGATGCTTATTCTTGGTACCATCTTCAAATGTCTAGACCCGA TTCTCACAATTGCGGCCTTGCTGTCATCGAAACCTCTTTTCACCTCCCCTATCGACAAGCGTGATGAAGCAAAGAAAGCCCGAGAGTCTTTTGCTTGGGCTAGATCTGATCTGCTCACCGACGTGAAAGCATATGATGCCTGTATAGacgtgaagaagaagggcggCAGTCATGGTACAGTCAGACAATTCTGCGAACAAAATTTTATCTCTCCCACCACACTTCGAGATATTGCCTCCCTTCGATCCGACTTCCTCTCcgccctttcttctctcggGTTCatgtcctcttcatcaaacgGGGCGGAGCTCGCCAAATATAATGTGAACGCCAAGGTGGACAACCTCGTGAAAGGAGTTGTCGTCGGCGGTCTTTATCCGCGAGTTGCCAAGATTGCCATGCCAAAGGCTCAGTTTGAGAGAGTGCAGCAGGGAACGGTGCAAAAAGAC CACGAAGCAAAAGAGGTCAAACTCTACGATCAGTCTGGTCGTGTATTCATTCATCCCAGCTCAATCTTGTTTACAGAATCCGGTTTCAAATCCGGATACCTGACTTACTTCTCGAAGGCTGAGACAAGCAAAGTTTTCTTGAGAGATGCCACAGAG GTGCCGCTTTACGGGCTTTTGCTCTTCGGAGGCAATATCACAATCAACCATTGGGCTGGGGGCATCATGCTTGGTACAGACGGCCATGTCAAGATACGAGCAAACACGCGTATAGGTGTTTTGTGTTCTCAGTTGAG ACGACTTCTTGACGCACAGTTATCTGAGCAGATTGAGTCGCCTCATGCCGCAGATTTGACTGGTCATGAGGAGGTAGTGCAGGCAATGTTGGCATTACTGCAGCGGGATGGATTGTCCATGTAG